The region CCGGCGGTGGTGACGAAGCCGCTCTTGGGATAGATATTGCCGCGCAGGGTATCGCTGGGTCCGGCCTGCGGGACATCGCCATAGGGCGTCTTCCACTTGATCTTGCCGGTATTGAGATCGTAGGCCGTGATCGTGCTCCAGGGGGGCGTGATGACGTAGGGCTCGTTGCCGTATCCGGTCTTATAGCGGGAAGGTGGCCCCTCAACGTCTTCGGGATAAGAGGGTTCTGTCCTGAACGCCCTCATCATGGCCTGTGCCGAGGGTGAAGCCGCTGTTCCGAGAGGCGCCAGGTCAGGCTGCTTGAGGAAGGCCATCAGCTCGTTCAAGGACTCTGCTGGCAGAGCGGAGAAGGAGGGCATGGTAGCTCTGCCGTGGAGAATGGTGTTACGCGTGGTGTCGGCCCCGAGGCGGCTGACGACGGTGTCGAGAGCAGGCCCGCGGTCTCCCTTCAACTCCGGACCGTGGCAGAACTGGCAGTTCTGTTCGTAGACGGCACGGCCCATCTGTTCCTGTGTGGGGAAGGGGGATTTATGCCTTGGCGCGTTGTGCGGGCGCGATGGAATCAGGCCGCCCGCGTTGGCGGTAGTGGATTCGCCCTCAGGAACCAGCTTGACGATCGAAGGCAGGTCCTTGGAGAGGACGTAGACGGTGCCGCTGGCGGCATCAGCGCCCGTACTGAAGAAGAGCGCTCCGCCGTTGACGCTGGGGAGATTGATGGTGTCCTGCCCGACGGCGGGAGGGGTATAGAGTCCGGTCCTCGCTTTGGACAGGCGATCTTTCCACCAGGGAATCTCTTCAGGCCTCATAAAGCCGGTGTACATGTCCTTGACGGTCATGCCCTGGCGGGCGAACGGAGGCACCACGGTGGGGAAAGGCTGTGTCGGCGAATAGGTTTCCCCGGGCACGTTTCCAGCCGGAACCGGTCGTTCTTCGATAGGCCACAGAGGCTTGCCGGTGACGCGATCAAAGACGTAAAGGAAGCCGTTTTTAGAAGCCAGCGCTACCGCATCGACGGTTTTGCCATCGTGCTTAACCGTTACGAGCTGTGGGGCGGAGTCAGGGTCGTAGTCCCATATATCGTGATGGATGGTCTGGAAGTGCCAGAGTTGCTTTCCTGTCCGGGCATCAAGTGCAAGGATGCAGTCGGCGTAGAGATTATTGCCGGGACGATCTCCGCCGTAGAGTTCGTACTTGGCCGAGGCGACCGGGAAATAGGCGATTCCCCGCTTGGTATCGACTGTTATCTCGCCCCATACATCGACGCCGCCCATGTACTTGTAGGCGTCCTTGGGCCAGGTGTCGTAGCCGGGTTCGCCGGGGCGGGGGATAGTATGGAAGACCCATAGGAGCTTTCCGGTCACCACGTCGAAGGCACGGATGTCGCCGGGGGGCGCCAGATATCCCTCTCCAGTTGCGCTGCCGAGGATCAGGATGTTTTCAAAGATGCGGCCAGCCGAGCGCGAGGCCAGAGGACGCGTTGCGCGATCGATGCCGATCTTCAGGTCCAGGCGGCCATGGTCGGCAAAAGAGTCGACGAGTTTGCCTGTGCGGGCGTCGAGCGCATAGAGAGAGCCGTTTGCGGTGACGAGGATGCGGCGGTCTTTGCGATCCTTGCTCTCCCAATAATTGGCGCCGCGCATGCCGGCGATTCCGGCAAAGCGTGAGGGGGTGTCGCCAGGAGCCGTGAAGGGGTGCGCCCACAGCTGTTTGCCGGTTGTGGCATCCAGCGCGACCAGAGAGCCTTTCTGTGCTGCCACGTATGCGATATTGTCGATAACGAGGGGACTGAAGGTGTACGAAATATCGTCTCCGGTGGGGAAGCTCCAGGCGACGTCGAGCTTATGGACGTTGCCTGTATTGATCTGCTTGAGCGGGGAATGATGTGAGCTTGCAGGTCCGCCGAGGTAATCCTGCCAGTTCGTTGTCTGCGCCGATGCAGAACCGGCACAGACAAAGGAGACAAGCACGGCAGCGGAGAGGTGCCCCAGACCGGGCATCGAAGGTCGTGGCATAGTGGTCCTGTTTATAACTGGTCTAAAAAGAGAGACAGGTTGCTGACGAGTGACGCCAGAGTATCCGGGGCCTTGCCTTCGCGACGTTTCTGGGCCTTTCACTTCTTTCCCCTTCCATGAATGAGCTGCGACTGGTCGCACTGAATAGTAGGGGAAGGCTGGTAGATTACGCAAGATGTTTTGCGCATTACGCAATTTATGAAAGATTTTTCGCAGTCCCAGGCCCGCCGGCAGGAGAGATCGAATGTCGCGGGTCTGGGTCGGGACCTCGGAGAAAGTTCACTTTGGGAACGTGTGATTACCGAAGGTTACGTCCGTGGTCCGGAAGGGTCATTTACCGGACGTACCAAATCTGCGAAGGTATGGTGGGAAGGACGGAATGCATTCTCTTCAGGGCTGTGATGGATGGATCGTCTAACGCTGTTCAGCATGCAGGGCGGCCTGCTCGCTTTTATGGGGATCGTCGTCTACCTGGCATGGCGAACCCAGCGCCGTCCCTACTCCGATAACGGACCTGCCTGGTTTTCAGTTGCGTATGTGGCCGGCGGCATCGGCCTGCTGCTGCAGGCGTATCGCGGAATCATCCCTTCCTTCTTTGCGGTCATCCTGGGGAATTTCCTCTTCCTGATGATTTACGTCTTCATGGAGCGGGCAATTGCTATTACGACGCGGCGACGCAGCTATATGTACTGGCTGCTGGGGCTGGATATTGCAATGACCCTGAGCTACCTGTACTTCACCTACGTAAAACCGGACGTGATCGCAAGGACGATTGAGGCCGTCATCGTCATGCCGGTAATGCAGATCCCGATCTGGGTTCATCTGGAGCGATGTCAGGAGAAGACGATCCGGCCGGCGCTGCGAGCCATGTCGCTGGTATTGCTGCTGCATATGGTGATGAACTTTGTGCGGGTAATAGGCGTGCTGCTGCTGCATCGAGCCGATGCCTGGTTTACCTGGACCGGCGTGATCACGGTGGCTGGAATGGCGATCTCGTTCATGTGGGTCGACTCCCTGCGGATTCGTGACGAGTTGGAGCGGCGGGCGATGACCGATCACCTGACAGGTCTGCTGAACCGGAGAGGGCTGGAGGAGTTTGGCGCGCGCGAGTTGAGCCGGGCTCGTCGTCTTCACCTGCCTTGCTCGGCGATGGCGATGGATCTCAACTGCTTCAAGCAGATTAATGATACCTACGGTCACGGCGCGGGCGATGATGCTCTTCGTGCGGTCGCTGCAGCCATTCGCGCTTCCACCCGCATCACCGACGTTGCGACGCGAATGGGTGGCGACGAGTTCTTTGTCATTCTTCCAGGGTCAGACGAACGTGGCGCCGCAGAGATCTGCAGCAGGCTGCGAGCGGCGATTCAGGCGGTAAGAGTGGAGGCTGCAGATGGCCAGAGTTTCTCCATCGCGCTGAGCATCGGTGGTGTGACCCTCCGGGAAGAGAAGATCACGATTGAAGATCTATTCCGCGAGAGCGACGCAAGACTCTACCTGGAGAAAGAGGCCTCGGTCGGCTGCGATGGACAGACGGCCCGTCCACGTCCCAGGCTGCTGCTGCGCCGCACCGTGGAGTAAAGAGAGACTAGCGCCGACGGTAATCGCCAAAGATCTTGAGGATGGCGAGGAGGAGCGTGAGCGAGCCGGTGGGGAGACATCCCATGGCGAGCATCAGGGCCAGCCAGCCGGCGTTGGTGTGGGGGCCCTGGCGGCCGATTCCACCGAAGAAGGCGTGGATGGCGATCACGCTGACGACGCCGATCCCGAAGATCCACAGACCGGTGCGGAGGACTTTGCGTGTATCAGGCTGGAGGAAGCTGGATGGCATGAGATCAGATCGTACTTCTGTTAGTGGATCGCGGATTGCATCCAGTAGACGACGACACCGGTGATAGAGACATAGAGCCAGATGGGCCAGGTATAACGAGCGAGCCTGCGATGCGCAGGGAAGCGTCCGGTGAGGGACAGAAAGAAGGTAATAAGAATCATCGGCAGGGCGATGGTCGAAAGGATGATGTGCGAGGCCAGGAGCTTCCAGTAGAAGGGCCACCAGGGGCTCAGGCGGTTGAAGTGGGTCTCGCCGTGCAGGTTGAAGTTGACCAGATACGAGACCAGAAAGATGGATGAAAAGATGAAGGCCGTGAACATAGCCGCGCGATGCTGGGCGATCCTGCGGGCGCGGATGAAGCGATAACCGGCAAGCAGAGCCACCGTGGACAGCGCGTTGAGGATAGCGTTCACCAGCGGGAGCGAGCGAAGCTGGGTTCCGGCGACATCGGTTGGGGTATGGAAGTAGACCAGCCAGCAGATGAAGGCGCTGGCGGCAACGCTGATCGCGACAATGGCGACAATGATGGACGGCGGTGTACGAAGCGTCTCGGAAGGCCGGGGCGTGCGTATGTTCATCAGAAGAACAGGCGTCCTTTCGCATCGAGCATCATGGCTGCCATCAACAGTGGGAGATAGATCACCGATGCCTTAAGCAGATCGCAGGCGTAGGTGCGGGACTCCGGGGCCATTGGGTTGCGGGTGATACGGGCAAAGCGGATGGTGTACCAGAGGTATCCCGCCGAGAGAATGGCGGCGATCACGCCATAAATGTTTCCGGTGACACCGAGCCAGGTGGGCCAGATGCTTACAGGGACCATCAGGACTGCATAGAAGAGCGACTGGATGACGGTCGAACGCGCGGCGAAGACTTCGTCGGGCTGTGTGGGGGTGAGGCGGATTCCCGCAGAGGCGTAGTCGTCGCGGTACATCCAGCCGATGGCCATGAAGTGAGGAAACTGCCAGACGAAGAGGATGGCGAAGAGTGCAATGGCAGGCCATTCGATGACGCCCCGTGCAGCAGTCCAGCCGATGAGTGGTGGAAGCGCACCCGGGAAGGCCCCAATGAAGGTGTTCACGACGGTAATGCGCTTCAGCGGAGTGTAGATTCCGACGTAGCCGACGGCGGTGATGAGGGTGAGGGTCCCGGTCAGCAGGTTGGTGACGTGTGCCAGGTAGACGGAGCCAAGGAAGATGGCAGCGAATCCAACCAGAAGGCCATGGGCGAGCGAGATGCGTCCGGCAGCCATGGGGCGGTTGGAGGTTCGGCGCATCAGGGCGTCGGTGCGGCGCTCGAGTGCCTGATTAAGCGCGCTGGAACCGCAGGTAACGACGGCGATACCGGCCATAGCGCGTATGAGTCCCAGGTTAAAGGGGCTGATTCCGCTGGCGAGTGACGCTAGGTAGAAACCTGCCGCGGCCGTGATGACCACCATGACAGAGACGCGCAGCTTAAAAAGGGTGGCGTAGTCGGCAAAGAGACCAGGCTGGGCCGAGGTCTTTTCGGTAGCAAGACTTGCCGGAGTTGTAGCGGATTGTGCCACGTAATAAGGATACCGCTTTTAGACTGTGGCGGTTCGGGGAGCAGAGCGATTAGCGGACGTGGGGATGGCCGCAGGAGGGGCAGCAGCGTCTTCGTCTACGCCCTATGGGCTTTGTTTAGGGCGAAAGGGCGATGACGGAGGGTGTCTGTGCATTCCTGCAAACCCACCCTAGCTTCGCGAAGAGGGGGACCCGGTTTGTGTCTGACGAGAGAGGTTTTTCACGGATGCGGGCGCATGGCCGCCAGAAGCGCCTCGGCACTGGGCTGGGTATTGAGGACATCGACGGCGGTGAGCCAGGCGCGGCGAAGCTGGGTGATTCCGTAGCGGATCTGGTCCAGCTCGGCAGTGGAATGGGCGTCGGTGTTGACTACGATTTTGCAGCCGTGCTGTTTGGCCAGGCGCAGGTGAAGGTCGTTCAGGTCGGCGCGGGCGGGGCTGGCGTTGTGTTCGACGGCGACGCCAAGCTCGGCCGCACGCCTGATGACAGTTTCGACGTTGACGGCGTAAGGATCGCGCTTGAGTACCTTGCGACCGGTGGGGTGTCCCAGGATGCGGACGTACGGGTTCTCCATGGCGTGAAGGATACGGTTGGTGATCTCTTCCGCCGGCTGATCGAAGCGGCTGTGTACGCTGGCGACGACGATGTCCATTTGGGCGAGGGTGTCGTCGGAGAGGTCGAGATCGCCCTCGGCAAGAATATCGACCTCGACGCCGGCGAGGACGCGGATGCGTCCCTCCATCTCGGCGTCGATCTCGCGAATGCGCTTGATGTGAGCCAGAGCGCGACGGTCGTCCATGCCATTGGTCATCGCGAGATTCTTGGAGTGGTCGGTGATGGCAATGTACCTGAGTCCGCGGTCGAGTGCGGCCTCGGCCATCTCGCGAATCGTGTTGCCACCGTCGGTTTCCACGGTATGCATGTGGAGATCGCCGCGAATGTCGGTGAGGGTGATGAGGCTGGGCAGAGTGTGATTGGCGGCAGCCTCAAGCTCTCCGGAGTTTTCGCGAAGCTCGGGTGGGATGTAATCGAGGTCGAGGGCGCGGTAGATCAGTTCCTCGGTAGCGGCGGCGACGATGGCGTTGTCTTCGACCCGGACGAGAGCGTACTCGTTGAGAGTCATGCCGCGCTTGATGGCCCGCTGCCGCAGGGCCACATTGTGCATCTTGGAGCCGGTGAAGTATTGGAGTGCGGCCCCATAGCTGGCGCGTGGCAGCAGGCGGACGTCCACCTGGAAGTTGTTGCGGAGCGTGAAGCTGACCTTGTTCTGGCCGCGGGCCAGCAGCTTGTCGATGAGCGGAAGGGTGGCGACGTGCTCGACGGCCGCTGCAACAACGTCGGGCTCGCAGGCAGGCCCAGTGACGAGAAGGTCGAGATCGCCGACGGTTTCGCGTCCGCGACGGAGCGAGCCTGCGGGAGTAATCTCTTCGATGCCCGGAAACTCGCGGATGAGAGCGGAGATACGCTCCGCCTGTTCGCGGGCCTGGTCGATGCGGAAACGGCTGGAGTTTTTGCGGTAGTCCTCGATGCCCTTCAGGAGTTTGGTGGTGAACTTCTCGCCCATGCGGGGAAGTTTGTTCAGGTGACCCGCCTTGGCGGCCTCTTCCAGCCCGTCGATATCGCAGACCTCGAGGGCTGACCAGACCAGAGCTACGGTCTTAGGTCCCATGCCGGGCAGATGAAGCAGTTCCAGCATGGAGGGACGATACTTTTTGAGGAGTTCGTCGCGGAGAGGGGTCGAGCCGGTTCGCAGGATATCGACGATATTCGCGGCCATGCCTTTGCCGATGCCCGCGATGGTCAGGAGCTGTTTGGGATCGTCTGCGAGCAGGGCAAGCTGGGATGTCTGCTGTTCCACAGCCTCAGCGGCCCGCCGGTAGGAACGGATGCGAAAGGGATCGGCTGCATCGATTTCCAATAAAGCAGCCGTCTCCTCGAGCACTCGTGCAATCGATATATTGTCCATTTAAACTCTGACCCGAAGCTCTGCTTTCTATCGAAGCTCCTGAGTCAGTATGCCGCATTCCCGTTTGACGCGGAGAAGGCTGGCCGACAAATCGTCCTGGGAAAATCCATGCCCCGGAACGAGAGATCCGGCGAATCTCTGTGGTCTAGCGGGGAGGTAGATGTTTTAGCTTGCCAGTTCCTTAATGCGGAATACCTGATCTGCCTGGGGGCCTTTTGCGCCTTGGATGATATCGAACTCTACTTCATCGCCCTCTTTGAGACTCTTGTAGCCTTCCCGTTGGATCGAGGTGTAGTGAACGAAGACATCGGCTCCTCCGTCACGGCCAAGGAAGCCATACCCCTTTGCGTTGTTGAACCACTTCACGGTGCCTTTGTACTGTGCCAAGACCCTTGCTCCTTACGATCAATTCAACCCGAAGGGCCTGCCGGGGCAGACACTCCGGATAAAAAGTTGGGACGCAAAAGTGGTCAAGGAGGTTTTCTGCAAAAATTGCCGATGACCCTGTAAATGCTGATTGTTCGGGACTAAGAGATCGTCAGCAGCAGCTACTTCAGAAGATTTTGCTGGCGCAAACGATCGTAAAGCATCAACCCGATCAATGTCTTACCGTCATGGATCTTGTTTTGCGATGCCAGTGAAAGCGCCTGGGAGAGAGGTATACGAATGACTTCGATCTGCTCATCTTCCTCCGGCTGCGCGACTCCGCCGCGAATATCGCGCGCCAGGTAGATCTGCATCCATTCGCCGAGAAAGCCGGGGCTGGCAAAATACTTGGTGAGCAGGGTCCAACGTCTGGCGCGGTAGCCGGTCTCCTCGATCATCTCGCGTTTGGCTGCGGCCAAGGTGGCTTCGCCCGGCTCGACGCGGCCTGCGGGCAGCTCCAGCAGAAACTGCCCGGTGGCGTGACGATACTGGCGCTCGAGGATAATGTGGGGATCGGCAGGGTTCACCGACTCATCGACGGCGAGGATGACGACCGATCCGTTGTGACGAATGACCTCACGAATGTTCTTTGCGCCGCCGGGTTCGATCACCTCGTCACGGAAGACAGAGAATACCTTGCCCTTGTATACCTCTTTTGAGGAAAGTAGCTTACTTTTACCGGATCTGCGGGCAGAGGCAGGCTTGGAGGCGGCTGGTTTTGCTTTGCGCAGCACGCTGGAAGTTCGAGACAATCTGGATTTTTTCGCACTCGTTTTTTGGGGCGCCATGTCGCTACGGTATCATCCCTGCATCGGGAGCTTTCATAGGCGCATCCAAGGAGCTGCTGGAAAAAATGGGACCGGAAGGTCCCAGAGTTGCATCAGATAGAGAACTTCAAGCAAAGTATTTGCAATGAAAGTCCTTGGCGGATTCAAATCGAGTCTGCGGGCAGGAAGATGAGACTCGAGGATGAAGGACTGCCATGAGCGTTGAGTGTTATCCGATAACGGTGTTGCCCCATATATCGCAACTGTACCGCGATTATCTGGTGATGGGGGACAACGCGGAGAGCCCGGTTCGGTCGTGGTATGGCTCAGGCGATTCCGGCGGCCCCTTTGCGGGCGGATGGATGAAGAGCTCTTCCTCGGTTGAGAATCCCCACCGCCTGGCAGAGGAGCTTCTTCGACAGAACCGGAGCTTCGGCGCGAGCGCAGAGACGATCTCGAATATTGAAAAACTGAGGGAGGGGGCACGGGCAGTCGTTACCGGACAGCAGGTTGTCCTGTTCGGCGGCCCGCTGTTGACGCTGCTGAAGGCTTCGGCCGCGATCTCGCGGGCACGCGAGGCGACACGTATCACCGGGATCGAGCATGTTCCCGTTTTCTGGATGGCAACTGAGGATCACGACCTGGCAGAGGTGGACCAGGCGGCGCTGCTTACGAAGACGGAGGTTGAAGTCTTCAAGGCTGGATTGCGTGTTTCGCTGCCGGTACCAGTCGGAGATGTGCCACTGAACCAGGAGACGGCGCCCCTGCTGGAACAGGCGATCGAGCGGGCGACGGAGCTGCTGGAGTACGCTCCGGTCAGTGAGTGGATCCGCGAGGCGTATCTGGCAGAAGGAGCTACGCTGGCAAGCGCCTTCGGCAAATTGATGGCCAGAATCTTCGCTCAGCAGGGCCTGGTGATCGTTGACGCGGCGAGCCGCGAGTTTCATGCGATGGGGGCTTCGACGCTGCAGTATGCCATTGAGCATGCCGACGAACTGCGCCAGCGGCTGCTGTCGCGTACGCAGGAGCTGACGCAGAACGGATATCACGCCCAGGTTCTTGTCTCAGATACCTCGTCATTGCTCTTCCTGCTGGATGCCGAGACGGGCGAGCGGCTGGCGTTGCGGCCAGTGAATGATCTTTCCGAGTCCGAGACGCGCTGGCGCGCCGGCTCGCATGTGTTTTCCAAGGATGATCTGCTGAAGATTCTGGAGAGATCGCCGGAGCGATTGAGCCCCAACGCTCTTCTGAGGCCTGTCTTCCAGGACACGGTTCTGCCGACGGCGGCGTATATCGGCGGACCTGCAGAGATTGCGTACTTTGCCCAGAGCGAGGTCCTCTACAGGGCGATTCTGGGGCGAGTAACGTCGGTGTTGCCACGTCTGAGCGCAACTCTGATTGAGCCTGCAATCGATACCGTGATGCAGAAGGACGAGATTCAGCTTTCGGATGCGATGACCACAGCAGACGAGCTGGCGCTGCGCCTGGGCGCACGGGCGATGCCAATCCCCCTAAAGCGCAAGCTGGCGGCTGTTGGCAATGCCCTGGAGACAGAGCTGGATGCCCTGACAGAGTACCTGCGCGGTATCGACGCTTCTCTTGGAACAGCGGCGGAGACTTCGGGCTCGAAGATGCGATACCAGATGGACCGCCTGCGGAGGATGGCTGCAAACTTCGGTCTGCAGAAAGAAGCTTCGCTGAAGAAGCACGCGGCTGCGATCACGCTGAATCTCTATCCGGACGGACATCCTCAGGAACGGCTGCTGGCGGGGGCCTGGTTTCTCGCCCGCTATGGTGACGGATTGATCGATCGCCTCGTGCAGGTAGCGAACAATCAGTGCCCGGGCCATGTGGTGGTGCGCCTGTAGGCGATCCATAGCGTGCGTTTTGCTTCTGTATCAAGGAGCATTAAAATGGCGCACGAGGAGTCTGCCATGGGTCTTAGCGATCAGCCATTTGAAGTAATGTGTCCCGACTGCGGAGCGATGCTGAAGATTGACCCGGTGACCCGCGCGATCATCTCTCATAAGTCCGCGCCAAAGAAGAAGACTTTCGAAGACTTCGGGGAGGCCGCCAAGGCGTTGCGCGAGGCGGATGCACGGCGCGACTCGATCTTCCAGCAATCCATGGACGCCCAGAAGAACAAGGATGATGTGCTGGCGAAGAAGTTTGCCGAGGCGGTGAAGAAGGCCAAGGAGACTCCGCTGGGCGAAAAGCCGTTGCGGGATTTCGACCTCGATTGAGTGTCGCGCATAGCTTTGGCGTTTAAACTTGATCCATGCCACCGATTCTGAATGCGCAGGCGCTCTCGAAGAGCTTTGGCGCGACCCCGTTGTTTCGCGATATTGCTTTCACGGTCTCTGACGGAGATCGCATTGGCCTGATTGGCCCGAATGGAGCAGGCAAAAGCACCCTGCTGAAGATTCTGGCCGGAGAAGAAGACGCAGACGCAGGCGATCTCGCGGTTCGCAAGAAGGCACGCATCGGCTATGTCCGGCAGGAGTCGACCTTCGCGCCGGGAAAGACAGTACGCGACGTTCTGGAGTCGGCGCTTGCAGCTGGCCACGTGGCCGATGCCGAACGCGAGGGCAAGCTGCGTGAGACGAGCGGACGCATCGGCCTCCCTGATGTGAGCGTCGAAGCAGCCACGCTGAGCGGAGGATGGCGCAAGCGGCTGGCGATTGCAGAGGCTGTCGTCTCGGCGCCGGACGTACTGCTGCTGGATGAGCCGACCAATCACTTAGATCTCGCAGGGATTGCGTGGCTTGAGGAGCTTCTGAACCAGGGGGAGTTTGCTTCGGTCATCATCACGCACGATCGCTACTTTCTGGAGAATGTGTCCACAGAGATCGTCGAGCTGAACCGTGTCTATGCGGATGGCCTGCTGCGAGTGGACGGGACGTATTCGAAATTCATCGAGGCCAGACAGGCATACCTTGATTCTCAGTCGCGTCTGGAAGAGTCGCTGCGCAACCGTGTTCGAACGGAGATTGAGTGGCTTCGCCGCGGTCCCAAGGCTCGCGCAACAAAAGCGAAGGCCCGGATCGACACTGCCCATCAGCTGATCGGGCAGTTGAAGGATGTTTCGGCTCGCAATCAAAGTTCTTTGGTAACGGTGGGCTTTGAGTCCACGGATCGTCAGACAAAGCGCCTGGTGGAGCTGAACGATGTCACCATCGAGCTTGGCGGCAAGAAGATCGTGGAGCATCTCGATTTCCTGATCACCAACGGCATGCGCGTGGGCCTGGTAGGGCCGAACGGAAGCGGAAAGACGACGATTCTGCGTTTGCTGAAGGATGAGCTTGCGCCTGCTGCAGGGGAGGCCAGGAAGGCAGGTTCGCTGCGAATCGTTTACTTCAGCCAGACGCGAGAGCTTCCCGAAAGCGTGACGCTGCGGCGTGCGCTTGCGCCGGATTCAGATTCCGTGGTCTACCAGGGCCGAGTAGTGCATGTGGCGAGCTACGCCCAGAAGTTTCTGTTTACGGGCGAGCAGTTGAATCAGCCTGTAGAACGGCTGAGCGGAGGAGAGCGGGCCCGTGTGTTGATCGCAAGGCTGATGCTCGAACCCGCAGATCTTCTGCTGCTCGACGAGCCGACCAACGATCTGGATATCGCCACGCTGGAGGTGCTGGAAGAGAGCCTGCTGGAGTACACCGGCGCTCTGGTGCTGGTAACGCACGACCGCTATATGCTCGATCGAGTCTCGACGACGGTGCTTGGGCTCGATGGAAAGGGAAGTGCTGCAGTCTTCGCGGATTATCCGCAGTGGGAACAGTGGTTCCTGGAGCAGACGGCGCCGAAGGCGGAAAAGGAGATCAGGCAGGAGAGCGGGGCGGTGGCTGTATCTGCGACAGCGCCGGTGAAGAAGAAGCTCTCCTACCTGGAGGCGCGCGAGTTTGCGGAGATCGAGGAGCGCGTCGAGGCTGCGGACGCTCGCCTGGAAACGGCTAAGGCTCGCGTTGGCGATCCAGAGGTGGCGGTGGATGCGGCGAAGCTGACAGAAGCGCTGGCAGAGATGGAAACGGCGCAAGCCGAGGTGGATACGCTATACGCTCGCTGGGCGGAACTGACCGAAAAGGCCGGATGAGGATGGGAAGCTCGTTAAGCGCCGACCGGATCGTGAGAGGATCGGCGCTCATCGGGTGTGAGTGATGAGGAGTCGTTACCGGGGCGACCACTGCTCGTCGGCCGAGGGACCGTACAGCGCAGGAACAGGAATATCGTTAAGGCGAAGATAGACGCCGAGCTGCGCCGTGTGATGAATCATGTGGTTGAAGAACATCAGGCGGAAGGTCGTCGAGCGGGGAAGGTTTGCGATGAGCTGATCTCCGAAACTGAACTTCCAGGGCGCAGAGAGGGTCTCATCCGAGGCGCTCGCCAGTGCCTCTCTGCAGGCCTTGGTGGCTTCATCCAGTTGCTTCAGGGCCGCCTCGCGGGTCGTAAACTCGAGGACGATGCGGGGCCTCTTCGGCTGGGCCATGTCCATGCTGTCATCGAGGATGATATATGAGCCGAAGAACGGCAGCGTGGCGCAATGCATCGCCAGCCTTCCCATCTCCATCGATTTGTCATGACACTTCCAGTCGTTCTTGCCCTCTGGAACGCGCTCGAGCGTCCGGCGGGTGTTGGAGATCTCAGCGTCGAAGTCCTGAAGTAACTGTTCAGCGATCATGCGATTTTCCTTTCAGGGATGGAGTGCAAAAAGGGGTGAGATTCTGAAACAAGACTTAAAGCTACAACGCCGATACTGACAGGGTGTGTCAGCATCGGCGTCCGTTTTAGAAACTTTCTTAGAGCCCCGTGATGTTGTAGCCCGCATCCACGTAGGTGATCTCGCCGGTAATTCCGCTGGAGAGATTGCTTGCCAGGAAGAGAGCGGCATTGCCGATCTCAAGCTGATCGACGTTCCGATGGAGCGGAGCGCGCTCTTCGACCGCAGTGAGGATCTTGGTGAAGTCTCCGATACCACGTGCA is a window of Edaphobacter sp. 12200R-103 DNA encoding:
- a CDS encoding PQQ-binding-like beta-propeller repeat protein codes for the protein MPRPSMPGLGHLSAAVLVSFVCAGSASAQTTNWQDYLGGPASSHHSPLKQINTGNVHKLDVAWSFPTGDDISYTFSPLVIDNIAYVAAQKGSLVALDATTGKQLWAHPFTAPGDTPSRFAGIAGMRGANYWESKDRKDRRILVTANGSLYALDARTGKLVDSFADHGRLDLKIGIDRATRPLASRSAGRIFENILILGSATGEGYLAPPGDIRAFDVVTGKLLWVFHTIPRPGEPGYDTWPKDAYKYMGGVDVWGEITVDTKRGIAYFPVASAKYELYGGDRPGNNLYADCILALDARTGKQLWHFQTIHHDIWDYDPDSAPQLVTVKHDGKTVDAVALASKNGFLYVFDRVTGKPLWPIEERPVPAGNVPGETYSPTQPFPTVVPPFARQGMTVKDMYTGFMRPEEIPWWKDRLSKARTGLYTPPAVGQDTINLPSVNGGALFFSTGADAASGTVYVLSKDLPSIVKLVPEGESTTANAGGLIPSRPHNAPRHKSPFPTQEQMGRAVYEQNCQFCHGPELKGDRGPALDTVVSRLGADTTRNTILHGRATMPSFSALPAESLNELMAFLKQPDLAPLGTAASPSAQAMMRAFRTEPSYPEDVEGPPSRYKTGYGNEPYVITPPWSTITAYDLNTGKIKWKTPYGDVPQAGPSDTLRGNIYPKSGFVTTAGGLVLFAGNDSKLYVLNSADGKVIFTKDLPNGSQGVPAVYEVNGREFVLFSVTGGGTVYPEGAYMPPGGKSTPATSKEYIAFSLPVGTR
- a CDS encoding GGDEF domain-containing protein, coding for MDRLTLFSMQGGLLAFMGIVVYLAWRTQRRPYSDNGPAWFSVAYVAGGIGLLLQAYRGIIPSFFAVILGNFLFLMIYVFMERAIAITTRRRSYMYWLLGLDIAMTLSYLYFTYVKPDVIARTIEAVIVMPVMQIPIWVHLERCQEKTIRPALRAMSLVLLLHMVMNFVRVIGVLLLHRADAWFTWTGVITVAGMAISFMWVDSLRIRDELERRAMTDHLTGLLNRRGLEEFGARELSRARRLHLPCSAMAMDLNCFKQINDTYGHGAGDDALRAVAAAIRASTRITDVATRMGGDEFFVILPGSDERGAAEICSRLRAAIQAVRVEAADGQSFSIALSIGGVTLREEKITIEDLFRESDARLYLEKEASVGCDGQTARPRPRLLLRRTVE
- a CDS encoding DUF420 domain-containing protein, which codes for MNIRTPRPSETLRTPPSIIVAIVAISVAASAFICWLVYFHTPTDVAGTQLRSLPLVNAILNALSTVALLAGYRFIRARRIAQHRAAMFTAFIFSSIFLVSYLVNFNLHGETHFNRLSPWWPFYWKLLASHIILSTIALPMILITFFLSLTGRFPAHRRLARYTWPIWLYVSITGVVVYWMQSAIH
- the cyoE gene encoding heme o synthase encodes the protein MAQSATTPASLATEKTSAQPGLFADYATLFKLRVSVMVVITAAAGFYLASLASGISPFNLGLIRAMAGIAVVTCGSSALNQALERRTDALMRRTSNRPMAAGRISLAHGLLVGFAAIFLGSVYLAHVTNLLTGTLTLITAVGYVGIYTPLKRITVVNTFIGAFPGALPPLIGWTAARGVIEWPAIALFAILFVWQFPHFMAIGWMYRDDYASAGIRLTPTQPDEVFAARSTVIQSLFYAVLMVPVSIWPTWLGVTGNIYGVIAAILSAGYLWYTIRFARITRNPMAPESRTYACDLLKASVIYLPLLMAAMMLDAKGRLFF
- the polX gene encoding DNA polymerase/3'-5' exonuclease PolX produces the protein MDNISIARVLEETAALLEIDAADPFRIRSYRRAAEAVEQQTSQLALLADDPKQLLTIAGIGKGMAANIVDILRTGSTPLRDELLKKYRPSMLELLHLPGMGPKTVALVWSALEVCDIDGLEEAAKAGHLNKLPRMGEKFTTKLLKGIEDYRKNSSRFRIDQAREQAERISALIREFPGIEEITPAGSLRRGRETVGDLDLLVTGPACEPDVVAAAVEHVATLPLIDKLLARGQNKVSFTLRNNFQVDVRLLPRASYGAALQYFTGSKMHNVALRQRAIKRGMTLNEYALVRVEDNAIVAAATEELIYRALDLDYIPPELRENSGELEAAANHTLPSLITLTDIRGDLHMHTVETDGGNTIREMAEAALDRGLRYIAITDHSKNLAMTNGMDDRRALAHIKRIREIDAEMEGRIRVLAGVEVDILAEGDLDLSDDTLAQMDIVVASVHSRFDQPAEEITNRILHAMENPYVRILGHPTGRKVLKRDPYAVNVETVIRRAAELGVAVEHNASPARADLNDLHLRLAKQHGCKIVVNTDAHSTAELDQIRYGITQLRRAWLTAVDVLNTQPSAEALLAAMRPHP
- a CDS encoding cold-shock protein; protein product: MAQYKGTVKWFNNAKGYGFLGRDGGADVFVHYTSIQREGYKSLKEGDEVEFDIIQGAKGPQADQVFRIKELAS